The DNA sequence GTCATGTTGGTAGTTTCCCTCTGGAGCACAGCCTCCAGAACGTCGGGAGGATACTGAAGGACCTCGCAACCCTAGGTATCGATGTTCCCCCATATCCCCAAATGCGGGGCTTCATTGACATCTACGTAAGCCCGCTGATGGAGGTTGGTGTGGTTAGCTTAACGGAGGGCTTCCTGCGCACCGATGTGAATGCGCTAGCAAGCCAAGATCTTAGATCGTTATGCGTGCCTGAGGCTGAGCTTGCTGTCCGCACTGTCAAAGAGTCCGGGCTTAAGTTTAAGGGTTTAAGGGCCCCCGTCACAGGGGTCTTCACCCTAGCTTCTAGGATCTACCTGCGTGCAGGCACTACAGATTTATCATCGACGGCGCTGTCTAGCAAAGATTTACTTAAGGGATTCTTCACCGAGTACGTGTCCCGCTACGTCAGCTACATGAGTTCGATAGGTTTTGACCTCGTGTTCATTGACGAGCCGACACTAGGTCTGATGGTTGGCGCTAGGAGGAACTTATTCAATTATAGGGACGAAGACCTAATCGAGGTTCTCGAGATGGTTGCAAGGGCCGCTGGCGCGGCTGAGGTGGGTGTGCACGTGTGCGGTCGAATTCACAGGAGGATACTCGAACTCCTGACTCAAGTGAAGAAGATAAAGTACCTAAGTTTCGAGTTTCACGACAACCCAGGGAACGTTGAGGTCATAGATAGGCACTTGCTCGAGACTAATGATAAAATCATCTCGCCAGGCATCGTCAGCTCAAGGAGGCCGATCCTTGAGAGCGAGAGTGAGGTGCTGGACCTGCTTAAGAGAATCTATGAGAAGGCTGGGGGTCGGGTGGACTTAGTTTGTGGTGACTGTGGATTCGCTGGCCTGAGGGGCTCGCTGGCCAATCGGGAGGAGGAGTACAGGTTGGCGCTCTCAAAGCTTGGGAGAGTTGTAAGGGCTGTTAAGTCCTTCTGTCAGGCAGGTCTAGACATACTTGGGTCTTGAACCAGTCCTTTTCCATAATTCCGTGTAGACGGCGTTCAGCCTTTCCAGCGCATCGGGACTTAACTCGTTGCGTCTCCCTTCCTTAAGAAGGCTGCCGACCACGGCGTGCGCCTCCTCATATGCGTCTCTCCCACTCCACCTAGACCTCGGAGTTGAGTCCCATACACTTGGCATGTGAACATCTTTCCTCAGGTACTTTCTAGTGTGGGGGTGCGGCAGGAAGCTCCCCCCTTCCTTCAAAACCACACCTTCTATGACATCAAGAGCCACGTCATCAACGCCCACTCCAAAACCTCTTGACAGCCTCTTAACCACCCCACAGACCTCATTGTCAAGGATCAGCTTTTCAAGCGACTGAACGCTCTCGAATTCAAGCATCCCGGGCCCCGAGACCACATCAAACCTTGCAGCGGCTGCTGCCAGCGCTGAATACGCCCCCTCACTCCCTGCCTGATAGTCAACAAGCTTAGCATCACTTAAACCCATGTATGTGTGAGTGGGGAGACCCAACAACCCTGCGAGATCCCTGTATGCCAGAGACACGAGGATCGACTCAGGCGCTACTATGATTGGCGTACCATACCTTGGATGCATGAGCGTTGGCGACCCGCCGTAGATGACTGGAGCCCCTCTGGAGGAGAGCTGAGCCAGGACAAAACCGCTCAGCACTTCAGCATGATGGAGTGTCACCGCCCCCGCCACAGTGACGGGTGCCGTGGCACCCAGACCAGGCATCGAAACTATCTCCGAGGGGACCCCTGCCCTAGCCAGATCGACCACGTTCCTTGAGGTCACCCTACTCCATGAGAGAGGAGGCGAAGGGCAGGCATCGAATATGGTGAAGGGCCTCCTCCACGCGTCCTCCCTAACTGCCTTAAGCATTTCAAGCATGTACGGCAGGTTCTCCACGGTGAACGCTCCAGTAACTATTGGTTTTCTTGAGTACTTCAGTATTGGGTAGAGTCTAACCGCATCCCTTACCTCGATTGGCGTGTCACCAGGAACGAGGGCGGTGCTTTGCGCGTCTATGTACTCCAGACCCTCAACAACTAGTGTGAAATCCCTAAGATCCTCCAGTGTGGGGGTTCTTGGCTCCCTCGAGTCGTAGTCGAGCATCTTTATGGCTGCAGAGCCCGGGTTGAATATTAGAGCGCCTTCACCTAACGTAGCCACCCTCCTGCCGTCCCTGTCGTAAAGGTCGAACTTTTTGGGGGTATTCCTCAAAGCCTCGTTAACCAACTCCTCGGGTATTAACACTCTGCCGTTCCTTTCCGTCGACCCAGCGTCGAGCAACAACCCCGCAACACTGGGATCCTCGAACTTAACACCCACTCTACTCAGTAGCTCTAGTGCTCTGCTGTGTATCTCCAGCGCCTCATCCCTGTTCAAGACCGCCAGGACAGGCTTGGGCATCATGCGACACCCAGCAGCTCCTTAACCCTCCTCAACGCTTTAAAAGCGTCGTCACCGCTGACGTCAGCGCCTATATCCCTCACCCACTCCTCAGTCACGGGAGCTCCGCCCACAACTACCACTACCCTGTCCCTGAGACCTCTACGCCTAAGCTCTTCAACAACCCTCCCCTGCTCAACCATGGTGGTAGTCATCAGGGCCGATACGCCCACAACCCTAGCACCATGGGACTCAACAGCCTCAGCGAACCTCTCCGGAGGGACGTCAACCCCCAGATCCACGACCTCAAAGCCCTCCGCCTCGAAGAGGGCCTTGGCTATGGTTTTTCCGAGTTCGTGGATATCGCCTCTCACTGTGCCGAAAACTGCGACAATCTTTTTGCTTGGGGAAGTTAACGGCAGTCTGGGCTTGAGAACCTTCTCGAAAGCCTGTTTAAAAGCCTCGGCCGAGGCGATTAAATCCGCTATGAAGTACTCCCCTCTCTCATACAGTGCGCCGACCTCCCTCATGGCAGGGGCTAACACCTCAGAGACTACCTGCAGTACATTAACCCCCGAGTTAACCAATCCCTCAGCACACCTCACAGCCCCTTCAGGATCTCCCCCGACTATCGCCTCATGCAATCCCCTCTTAAGATCCTCGTCGAGCATTAACGTCACCCACATAGAGCTATAACGCATGCGTGAATTTAAAGCAGATACGGTGAGACCTGAAGCGGCTCCTCATCCACACTTAACCCATAGACTGTGAAGGTTAAGTTTCCTCAAGGCTTATATAGTTCGGTGGATGCCCGCTGAAGGTAGGGCTGAAAAAACCTGCCGTTAGTAAGACGCTGCTTGAACTGCTTAGGGATCGTGGTGTCATGATCAGGTCTGACTGCGGCGGACGTGGCGTGTGCGGTAAGTGCGTCGTCAGGGTTACAGGTGGTGAGACATCGCAGGGTAGTCTAAGTGAGTGTAGAGTTCTAGGCGGACGAATGCTTGAAGAGGGGTTTAGACTCGCCTGCCAGGCCCGTGTGGTTAGCGATGAAGTATATGTAGAGGTTCCTGAATCGAGCCTTGTGACTTCCTACGCGTCTGCGGACACGGGTTACGAGAGACCTGTCAAGCTATCACCACTGGTGCGTAAGCGGTTTCTTAAAGTCCCTCCCCCGAGCCTGGCGGATCAGAGATCCGACTTAAGGAGGTTGCTAGGCAACGATGTGGAGGGGCTTAAGATCCCGCTAGCACTGCTTAGGGCATTACCTAAGGTGCTTCGTGAGTGTGGTTGGGAAGTCACGGTGACAGTTAGGGATAGCGAGCTGTTGGACGTCGAGTGCGGAGACTCTGAGGGTAGGCTGTACGGCCTGGCTGTAGACGTGGGCACATCCAGAATCGTTGCGCACCTCCTTGATTTGAGAACTGGGGAGACGTTGGCGGTGCTTTCCTCACCGAACCCGCAGCAGCTCTTCGGCTCCGACATCGTGTCGAGGATAACTCACGCGGTCAGCAACGCCGAATATCTTGAGAGGCTACGTCAGGAAGTCATTTCCTCAATTAACACGTTGCTACTTAAGGCAGCGTCTGAGGTCGGGGTTAACCCACAACACGTCTATGAGGTCGTGGCCGTCGGAAACACCGTGATGACGCACCTGCTGTTAGGGGTAGATCCCTACAGTCTAGGGGTCGCTCCCTACGTCCCAGCATTCTCACAAGGACTCGAGTTTAAAGTTAGGGACGTTGGTATCGAGTCAAACCGCAACAGCTACGTCTACATCGCCCCAGGGATTGCCGGGTTCGTCGGCGGGGATGCTGTAGCGGGTGCTCTGGCAGTGGGTCTCGACGAGTGTGAGGAGCCCTGCATCTTAATGGATGTGGGGACGAACACTGAGGTTCTAGTTAACAACGGTAGGGAGCTCTATGCTGCCTCAGCACCTGCAGGACCTGCTTTCGAAGGATTCGGAACTAGGCACGGCATGAAGGCTGTTGAGGGAGCCGTCGGGAAGGTTTTCATATACCAGAGCAGTTCCTCAGGTGATTACGAGGTCTCCTACGAGGTATTGGGTGGGGGGAAACCTCAAGGCATCTGCGGCTCAGCCTACATTGACACGCTAGCGCACCTCCGCAGACATGGAGTGATAGACGAGAGGGGAAGGTTCAGGGACGTGGGTTCTAGAAGGCTTAGAAAGGATGGGGAGCCTAGGTTCGTGATAGTGTGGGAGGATGAGTCAGGCACGGGTAAGGATATAGCAGTATATAGTAAAGACATCGCGGCACTCCTTCTGGCTAAAGCGGCGGTAGCTGCAGTAACTCATCTCACGCTCAAGAGGGCAGGACTAATGCCTGAAGATGTGGGTAGGGTGTTCGTGGCGGGCTCGTTTGGCACAAGCTTAAACCCCGATAATGCCGCCGTCATAGGACTGCTTCCTCACGTTTGGGTCGACAGAACGGTCTTCACAGGGAACACAGCGATCAGCGGGGCAAAGTTAATTCTAAAGTCGGCTGAGGCGAGGGAGAGGGCTGAGAAGATAGCCTCTAAAACAAAATATGTGGAAGCCTCGGCGGACGAGGAATTCGCTAAGATATATGTCAAGAACTTATTCTTGACAGACCTTAACTCGCATTCCAGGTAGGATTCACCAGAGTACGCACCTCCAACTCCTCATCACGTCGGACGGATGCAAGGTCGAAGAGCATCTCGTACTCAGAGCTTTGGCAATCATGAACTAGAGTCCGTGAAGGATGCTTGATGCGTTCTGTGCCTGAGTTGCTCGCCCCCTACATAGACAAAATGCGGTGACGGACTCTACCGACTTACCATGCATTCATCCACTCAGAGTTCGTCCGTAAAAACTTTGAATAACAATATATATAATGTGACGCTAGATATATCTAGTAAATGGCCAGTAGGGGGTTGACTGGGGTATTGTCTAACGATAACGGTTTCGTGTTCGGCATTGAGGGTTTGGATTCAGTGTTGAAGGGCTCTCTGGCCGGTGGCTCCCTCATCGTCATTGCAGGTCATCCGGGCTCCGGAAAGACCACACTGGCCTCAACCATGTGCTACCACAATGCGCTCAGGACCCATAAATGCCTATACATATCGCTTCAGGAGGATAAAGAAAAACTATACAGAAACATGCAGAAGCTGGGAATAAACCTAGAGGAAGTGGAAAAGAAAAATCAATACAGGCACGTAAAAATGCCGATAATAGTAAGCAAGGACACCGTAGTGGAAGCAATTACGGATATAGTTAACAATGCTCTAAGGAACTTCGATCCAAGGGTGATCGTCATTGATTCGATAACACCCGTGTTCAACGCGTTGTCCACAAACATAGAGGCTAGAGCAGTCCTTCAGAATTTCTTCGCCAACCTAGCTAGATTGACCGACGGTCTAGTCATCCTGATCGCTGAGACGCCTTTAAGCAGGAATGACGCGGATTTAGGAGGACTCGAGTTCGTTGCCGACGTAATTCTTATGTTAACACACAAAATTATGGGGAGGCTACTGCTTAGGGAGTTGAGAATAGTTAAGTCGAGAGGCTCCTCCGTGCCTGTGACCCTGATGACGTTCGCAATAATTGAGGGTCACGGGATCAGAGTCTACGCGCCGCCAAGGCTTGAGGAGATACCGCCGCCCAACTTACACAGGACCTTCAGACTTCCGTGCAGGAGTTTGGAGGAGTTGGGGATGGCCCTACATGCCGGAGAGATAGTGTATGTACCCAGCCCTAAACCATACCTTCTATCCCACATACTCTTCCACCTCTTCATCTCAGCCGCACACAACAAAGTCAAGGCGTTGGTGGTAAGTTACGAGAGCTCTCCTAAATACACGTGGCATCAGGTAGCGGAGGTTGCTAAAAACCTTGCTGGACTTAACTTGACGTGGGAGAAGGTAGCGGAGGCGCTGAAGGATAACGTAGTGATCGTCTCCTACAACCCAACAGCCCACATCCCTGAGGAACTCTTCCACCTGAGTCTGGAGATAGTGGAGAAAACAAATCCGGATGTGGTAGTCTTCGTAGGGGACACCCCTGTAGGGATGGTGGTTGACGAGGACGATTTCCTTAGAAATCACAGTGATCTAATGATTAACCATGTACTTTACCTCAGGAGGAAGGGCCTGACCACAGTGATTGTTGGAGGCAAACACGAAAACGTCCGCAACCTGTTGAACAATATCGCCGACGTAATCATAGACTTCGAGTCACGGGATGTTGAAGGCGAGGGCGTTTTCAACCTTCTCTTCTCTAGGAAGGGAGGGTTCCCAGTAAGGTTGGCGGGAGAATGCCTGAGGGACTGCATCAACGATATTGTTAACATATCGGCTGAGATCTTCACAACGCCCGACGTAAGGTAACCGTAAAAGAGGACGTGAACGTAGCGAGTCAATGCCAGGAGGCTTAAAGCAAGGACTGCTTTAGTTGCTGAGAATGGCAGGCGGGCGAGGCTATCATCAGAGCCGTAGGTACTACTTACGCTAAACCCGGCTGGGGTGACATGCCTGCATATCTTAGTGAAGCCCAGCTTAAAGCCTAACACGACATGTAGTAGTTAGGTGTGTCAACGTTGGATGTAGTGGTGTTAATCAAGCCAACCCCCGACATCAATAGAGTTAAGTTCGACGTCGAGAGTGGGGTTGTCGACAGGGCCTCAGCGGAGCTTGAGATCAATCAGTTCGACCTGTATGCTGTGGAGACCGCTCTGATCATTAAGGAGACTTTAGGCGGGCTTGTGACGGCGGTGTCTATGGCGCCCCCTCAGGGCGAGAGAGCTTTAAGGGAGGCAATAGCCAGGGGGGTTGACAGGGCAATCCTCCTGACGGACAGGAGGTTCGCAGGCGCTGACACCCTAGCCACGTCCTACACTCTGGCAGCGGCTGTGAGGAAACTGGGGAGGTATGACCTCATACTGTGCGGGGAGAAGTCAGTAGACGGGGATACTGCTCACGTGGGTCCTGAGGTCGCTGAGTACCTCGGAGTGCCTCACGCCGCCTTCGTCACTAGAGTGGTGGACGTATCGAATGAAAGGATAGTCGTTGAGTCGGATTACGGTGACGCCTACTACCTCCTGGAGCTCAGGCTGCCAGCTCTAATATCACTCTCTAGACCTTTGTTCTTCAGTGACAGAGCCGTAGAGCCCAGGACCCCTAAGCTGAGCGACGTACTCAGAGCGAGGAAGACTAAGGTTGAGGTCTGGAACGCCGACCACCTGATAGGCTTAGCGGACCCAGAGGGCTTCGGATTGGCCGGCTCGGCCACGAGGGTAGTGAGGGCGTTTAGCGCACTTGAGAGAGGCAGGAACCCAGTCATGGTGGTAGGTGATGAGGGGGTTGACCGCATTATAGAGGCTCTCAAATCTAGGGGGTTGATTTAACGTTGTGGAGCGGAGTCCTCATCTACGCTGAGAACTACGGCAAGGGCATTAAACCATCGACTTTCGAATTGCTAGGTAAGGCTAGTGAGTTGAGGTCTAGGTTAGGAGGCCTAATCCACTCCGTAGTTCTGGCATCAGAAGGGGCTGAGAGGCTGGCTGAGGAGTTAATCTCCTACGGGTCAGAGAAGGTGCTGACTTACAGAGTTCCGGAGGAACTGCTCCCAAACCAGCTTGCACACAGAGACGCGGTGGTTGACGCAATCGAGACTGTTAAGCCAAAGCTAGTCCTCATCAGCGCGACCCAGTGGGGAAGAGCTTTAGGCCCTAGAGTGGCTGCACGTCTTAAGACAGGGATAACCGCGGACTGCCTCGACGTGTACGTTGACGAGGGCGGCGATATCGTTCAGGTCAGACCGGCCTTCACCGGGAATATCATAGCCCATATAAAGACCCTGAGAAACCCGATCATAGCAACAGTGAGGCCTAAGGTATTCTCAATGCCAAAGCCCAACCGAGGTAGGGAAGGCGAGATTCTCCGCAGGGAGCTGAGCACTTTCGGAAGCGACGTTTCAGGGGTGAAGGTTTTGGGGATAGCTAGGGAGAAGTCTGCTAGGCTCTCAGAAGCTGAGGTAATAGTCTCCGTCGGTAAAGGTCTGAGGGGTAGAGAGGACTTGAAACTCTTCGAGGAACTCGCCAGAGTGTTAGGGGCGCAGATTGCATGTAGCAGACCCCTCGTTGACGCAGGGTGGATGGAGAGGGACAGGCAGGTAGGTTTCAGCGGGAATGTTGTGAGGCCCAGAGTGTACATAGCGTGTGGAATATCGGGCGCTCCACAGCACTTGACCGGCATGAAGGACTCCGAGTACATCATAGCGATCAACAAAGACCCTTCGGCCCCCATATCTAGGCATAGTGATCTGTTCGTAATTGGTGATATCTATGAAATCGCGCCGAAGTTGATGAAAAGGATTAATGAGCTCAGGGATAAGCTATAGTGGTGTGTAGAATGACGTTCTCGAAGAGTTTGCTGGCGGAGCTTGCGGAGGTAGTTGGAAGCAGGTGGCTGGTTACTGAGAAGAGCATTTTAGAGAGGTACCTGCAGGATGAGACCGTCCCAAGCGTCCGTCCGAAGGCTTCCGAAGAGGTTGTGGTTGTTAAGCCGGGATCTACTGAAGAGGTTGCGGAGGTCCTTAAAGTGGCGAACAAGTACAAGATCCCGGTATATCCTAGGGGCGGTGGCACAGGCCTCGTAGGAGGCGCCGTGCCGACGAAGCCC is a window from the Zestosphaera sp. genome containing:
- a CDS encoding ASKHA domain-containing protein, with amino-acid sequence MLELLRDRGVMIRSDCGGRGVCGKCVVRVTGGETSQGSLSECRVLGGRMLEEGFRLACQARVVSDEVYVEVPESSLVTSYASADTGYERPVKLSPLVRKRFLKVPPPSLADQRSDLRRLLGNDVEGLKIPLALLRALPKVLRECGWEVTVTVRDSELLDVECGDSEGRLYGLAVDVGTSRIVAHLLDLRTGETLAVLSSPNPQQLFGSDIVSRITHAVSNAEYLERLRQEVISSINTLLLKAASEVGVNPQHVYEVVAVGNTVMTHLLLGVDPYSLGVAPYVPAFSQGLEFKVRDVGIESNRNSYVYIAPGIAGFVGGDAVAGALAVGLDECEEPCILMDVGTNTEVLVNNGRELYAASAPAGPAFEGFGTRHGMKAVEGAVGKVFIYQSSSSGDYEVSYEVLGGGKPQGICGSAYIDTLAHLRRHGVIDERGRFRDVGSRRLRKDGEPRFVIVWEDESGTGKDIAVYSKDIAALLLAKAAVAAVTHLTLKRAGLMPEDVGRVFVAGSFGTSLNPDNAAVIGLLPHVWVDRTVFTGNTAISGAKLILKSAEARERAEKIASKTKYVEASADEEFAKIYVKNLFLTDLNSHSR
- a CDS encoding trimethylamine methyltransferase family protein, producing MPKPVLAVLNRDEALEIHSRALELLSRVGVKFEDPSVAGLLLDAGSTERNGRVLIPEELVNEALRNTPKKFDLYDRDGRRVATLGEGALIFNPGSAAIKMLDYDSREPRTPTLEDLRDFTLVVEGLEYIDAQSTALVPGDTPIEVRDAVRLYPILKYSRKPIVTGAFTVENLPYMLEMLKAVREDAWRRPFTIFDACPSPPLSWSRVTSRNVVDLARAGVPSEIVSMPGLGATAPVTVAGAVTLHHAEVLSGFVLAQLSSRGAPVIYGGSPTLMHPRYGTPIIVAPESILVSLAYRDLAGLLGLPTHTYMGLSDAKLVDYQAGSEGAYSALAAAAARFDVVSGPGMLEFESVQSLEKLILDNEVCGVVKRLSRGFGVGVDDVALDVIEGVVLKEGGSFLPHPHTRKYLRKDVHMPSVWDSTPRSRWSGRDAYEEAHAVVGSLLKEGRRNELSPDALERLNAVYTELWKRTGSRPKYV
- a CDS encoding electron transfer flavoprotein subunit alpha/FixB family protein — its product is MWSGVLIYAENYGKGIKPSTFELLGKASELRSRLGGLIHSVVLASEGAERLAEELISYGSEKVLTYRVPEELLPNQLAHRDAVVDAIETVKPKLVLISATQWGRALGPRVAARLKTGITADCLDVYVDEGGDIVQVRPAFTGNIIAHIKTLRNPIIATVRPKVFSMPKPNRGREGEILRRELSTFGSDVSGVKVLGIAREKSARLSEAEVIVSVGKGLRGREDLKLFEELARVLGAQIACSRPLVDAGWMERDRQVGFSGNVVRPRVYIACGISGAPQHLTGMKDSEYIIAINKDPSAPISRHSDLFVIGDIYEIAPKLMKRINELRDKL
- a CDS encoding electron transfer flavoprotein subunit beta/FixA family protein, which codes for MVLIKPTPDINRVKFDVESGVVDRASAELEINQFDLYAVETALIIKETLGGLVTAVSMAPPQGERALREAIARGVDRAILLTDRRFAGADTLATSYTLAAAVRKLGRYDLILCGEKSVDGDTAHVGPEVAEYLGVPHAAFVTRVVDVSNERIVVESDYGDAYYLLELRLPALISLSRPLFFSDRAVEPRTPKLSDVLRARKTKVEVWNADHLIGLADPEGFGLAGSATRVVRAFSALERGRNPVMVVGDEGVDRIIEALKSRGLI
- a CDS encoding methionine synthase translates to MRSSHVGSFPLEHSLQNVGRILKDLATLGIDVPPYPQMRGFIDIYVSPLMEVGVVSLTEGFLRTDVNALASQDLRSLCVPEAELAVRTVKESGLKFKGLRAPVTGVFTLASRIYLRAGTTDLSSTALSSKDLLKGFFTEYVSRYVSYMSSIGFDLVFIDEPTLGLMVGARRNLFNYRDEDLIEVLEMVARAAGAAEVGVHVCGRIHRRILELLTQVKKIKYLSFEFHDNPGNVEVIDRHLLETNDKIISPGIVSSRRPILESESEVLDLLKRIYEKAGGRVDLVCGDCGFAGLRGSLANREEEYRLALSKLGRVVRAVKSFCQAGLDILGS
- a CDS encoding ATPase domain-containing protein produces the protein MASRGLTGVLSNDNGFVFGIEGLDSVLKGSLAGGSLIVIAGHPGSGKTTLASTMCYHNALRTHKCLYISLQEDKEKLYRNMQKLGINLEEVEKKNQYRHVKMPIIVSKDTVVEAITDIVNNALRNFDPRVIVIDSITPVFNALSTNIEARAVLQNFFANLARLTDGLVILIAETPLSRNDADLGGLEFVADVILMLTHKIMGRLLLRELRIVKSRGSSVPVTLMTFAIIEGHGIRVYAPPRLEEIPPPNLHRTFRLPCRSLEELGMALHAGEIVYVPSPKPYLLSHILFHLFISAAHNKVKALVVSYESSPKYTWHQVAEVAKNLAGLNLTWEKVAEALKDNVVIVSYNPTAHIPEELFHLSLEIVEKTNPDVVVFVGDTPVGMVVDEDDFLRNHSDLMINHVLYLRRKGLTTVIVGGKHENVRNLLNNIADVIIDFESRDVEGEGVFNLLFSRKGGFPVRLAGECLRDCINDIVNISAEIFTTPDVR
- a CDS encoding cobalamin-dependent protein (Presence of a B(12) (cobalamin)-binding domain implies dependence on cobalamin itself, in one of its several forms, or in some unusual lineages, dependence on a cobalamin-like analog.); amino-acid sequence: MLDEDLKRGLHEAIVGGDPEGAVRCAEGLVNSGVNVLQVVSEVLAPAMREVGALYERGEYFIADLIASAEAFKQAFEKVLKPRLPLTSPSKKIVAVFGTVRGDIHELGKTIAKALFEAEGFEVVDLGVDVPPERFAEAVESHGARVVGVSALMTTTMVEQGRVVEELRRRGLRDRVVVVVGGAPVTEEWVRDIGADVSGDDAFKALRRVKELLGVA